A region from the Pseudomonas sp. KU26590 genome encodes:
- the mksE gene encoding Mks condensin complex protein MksE — protein sequence MHLDLSEMTQLAPIFRELFKGYHVSRRDPELYAQLSNLQDQYRGLFKALGFELVCDTRGFYYFVPDLAAAQVNKTAQRLALFTFILVEHLADQGRDPVAVLDGGSLGRDELPSLLEKYRDLFLQAEVQTQEELEEKIMRRMTQLGFAAEEVGIYRFLPPMHRFLDVCLSVQQDRDLAASLHSALPLPAPVLIDEDSDERLLETDDPLDLTEFDESAETEEQALARAIAEEQEHDA from the coding sequence ATGCATCTTGATCTATCCGAAATGACCCAGCTGGCGCCGATCTTCCGCGAGCTGTTCAAGGGCTACCACGTCAGCCGCCGCGACCCCGAGCTGTACGCACAGCTTTCCAATCTTCAGGATCAGTACCGCGGTCTGTTCAAAGCGTTGGGGTTCGAACTGGTCTGCGACACCCGTGGTTTCTACTACTTCGTGCCTGATCTGGCGGCCGCGCAGGTCAACAAGACCGCGCAACGTCTGGCCCTGTTCACATTCATCCTCGTCGAGCACCTGGCCGACCAGGGCCGCGACCCGGTCGCCGTGCTCGACGGCGGCAGCCTGGGCCGTGACGAGCTGCCCTCGCTGTTGGAAAAGTACCGCGATCTGTTCCTGCAGGCTGAAGTCCAGACCCAGGAAGAGCTCGAAGAAAAAATCATGCGCCGCATGACCCAGCTGGGATTCGCCGCCGAAGAAGTCGGCATCTACCGCTTCCTGCCGCCGATGCATCGCTTCCTCGACGTCTGCCTCTCGGTACAGCAAGACCGTGATCTGGCGGCCAGCCTGCACAGCGCCCTGCCGTTGCCGGCCCCGGTACTGATTGACGAAGACAGCGATGAGCGACTGCTGGAAACGGACGACCCGCTGGACCTCACCGAATTCGATGAATCAGCAGAAACCGAAGAGCAAGCGCTAGCCCGGGCGATCGCTGAAGAACAGGAGCATGACGCATGA
- the mksB gene encoding Mks condensin complex protein MksB — translation MIEPKRVLRALAEHWALLEPLCEHFDQGTLSLSELRLQLAAQQLESTPQDITTLLDVWIRLDILVPVAKSPNRFELNAQIHDFLSYLRREHRLGLCLEIEAYLRHLERLAGYIQEAFDARDANDLARQLRLLDMRVRDVLKKLANDEQALVAVAERAKTSDRQIPLRQRYAEVLATWDEYVEPMIQLVNADGAFEQGVRKVENVLLRMLTDQQRLGHLVDDDMLLRTHARILEMQTSAQLTLRHARELLLPLREEARRHNAVTRGAALALSAIRRRGLDAVPQAAMPMFTRPQSTFLGSANQVEAYVYALARFEPKPARFPKANVTRKGEPPRAPRTVREMVERCEDALPMPDLMVWLLEQEPTGATDELLYWFSRLSRDKRFKRERLERREYLTQEHRVSLRSFALLSSKDATPENSEGTAHAS, via the coding sequence ATGATCGAACCTAAGCGCGTCCTGCGCGCCCTTGCCGAACACTGGGCGCTTCTCGAGCCACTCTGCGAGCACTTCGACCAGGGCACTTTGAGCCTGAGCGAACTGCGATTGCAACTGGCGGCCCAGCAACTGGAGAGCACGCCCCAGGACATCACCACTCTGCTGGACGTCTGGATTCGGCTCGACATACTGGTCCCGGTGGCGAAAAGCCCGAACCGTTTCGAGCTGAACGCGCAGATCCACGATTTCCTGTCGTACCTGCGTCGCGAGCATCGTCTGGGGCTGTGCCTTGAAATCGAAGCGTACCTTCGCCACCTCGAACGGCTGGCCGGCTACATACAGGAAGCCTTTGACGCCCGCGACGCCAATGACCTCGCTCGGCAGCTGCGCTTGCTGGACATGCGCGTGCGGGATGTACTGAAAAAGCTCGCCAACGACGAGCAGGCGCTGGTGGCCGTGGCCGAACGCGCCAAGACCAGTGACCGGCAGATTCCCCTGCGTCAGCGATACGCGGAAGTGCTGGCGACCTGGGATGAATACGTCGAGCCGATGATCCAGCTGGTGAACGCCGATGGCGCCTTCGAACAGGGCGTGCGCAAGGTAGAGAACGTGCTGCTGCGCATGCTGACGGACCAGCAGCGTCTCGGCCACCTCGTTGACGACGACATGCTCCTGCGCACCCACGCGCGCATCCTTGAAATGCAGACCAGCGCGCAGCTGACCTTGCGTCATGCGCGCGAGTTGCTGCTGCCGCTGCGTGAAGAAGCGCGTCGCCACAACGCCGTGACTCGTGGCGCTGCCCTGGCGCTGTCGGCGATTCGTCGACGGGGCCTCGATGCCGTGCCGCAAGCGGCGATGCCGATGTTCACCCGTCCGCAGAGCACATTCCTAGGCAGTGCCAATCAGGTTGAAGCGTATGTCTATGCGCTGGCGCGCTTCGAGCCGAAACCGGCGCGCTTTCCCAAGGCCAATGTCACCCGCAAGGGCGAGCCGCCGCGCGCACCGCGTACGGTCAGGGAAATGGTCGAGCGCTGCGAAGACGCCCTGCCGATGCCAGATCTGATGGTCTGGCTGCTGGAGCAAGAGCCCACCGGCGCGACCGACGAATTGCTGTACTGGTTTTCGCGCCTGTCGCGGGACAAACGCTTCAAGCGCGAGCGCCTTGAGCGCCGCGAATACCTGACCCAGGAGCACCGCGTCAGCCTGCGCTCCTTCGCCCTGCTCTCGAGCAAAGACGCCACCCCAGAGAATTCCGAGGGCACCGCCCATGCATCTTGA
- the rimI gene encoding ribosomal protein S18-alanine N-acetyltransferase, with the protein MNDAVTFRRMTEADLDAVLKIEYAAFSHPWTRGIYLDALKSYEVWLMFEGSQQVGHGVINVIIDEAHLLNITVKPESQGRGLGLVLLEQLMKRAYEINGRECFLELRDSNRSAYRLYERYGFNEIGRRRDYYPAVGGREDAIVMACTLFE; encoded by the coding sequence ATGAATGACGCAGTAACGTTTCGCCGCATGACCGAAGCTGACCTGGATGCCGTCCTGAAGATTGAGTACGCCGCATTCAGTCATCCCTGGACGCGAGGCATTTACCTCGATGCGCTGAAGTCATACGAAGTCTGGCTTATGTTCGAAGGCAGTCAGCAAGTGGGGCACGGGGTGATCAACGTGATCATCGATGAAGCGCACTTGCTCAACATCACCGTTAAACCGGAGAGTCAGGGCCGTGGCTTGGGGCTGGTGCTGCTGGAACAGTTGATGAAGCGTGCCTACGAGATCAATGGCCGGGAGTGTTTTCTCGAACTGCGAGACAGCAATCGGTCGGCCTACCGTTTATATGAGCGCTATGGTTTCAACGAAATAGGCCGACGTCGGGATTATTACCCGGCAGTGGGCGGGCGTGAGGATGCGATCGTCATGGCCTGCACGCTGTTCGAATGA
- a CDS encoding serine kinase/phosphatase: MNDSRRPFDATQPEPIDDNEDRMGSMEELNFNDNNEPSGRIGDVIPEDELETLIPDERVREAGLTGASTADHNPTDDDMSPETLIREDGARSPREAGEDGPADQALSVVDEDDIGAGAGLDEEEMAILDPLDGKPGV, encoded by the coding sequence ATGAACGATTCACGCCGTCCATTCGATGCCACTCAACCCGAGCCCATCGATGACAACGAAGACCGCATGGGATCGATGGAAGAGCTCAACTTCAACGACAACAATGAGCCGAGCGGGCGCATTGGCGACGTCATTCCTGAGGATGAACTTGAAACGTTGATCCCTGATGAACGCGTACGTGAAGCAGGGCTGACCGGTGCATCCACCGCAGATCACAACCCGACGGACGACGACATGAGCCCTGAAACATTGATCCGTGAAGATGGCGCACGCTCGCCCCGTGAAGCCGGCGAAGATGGCCCGGCTGACCAGGCTCTGAGCGTCGTCGATGAAGATGACATCGGTGCTGGCGCTGGTCTGGATGAAGAAGAAATGGCCATTCTTGATCCGCTGGACGGCAAGCCTGGCGTCTGA
- the can gene encoding carbonate dehydratase: MNELQDLIDNNERWAAAIKEEDPEFFAKLARQQTPEFLWIGCSDARVPANEIVGMLPGDLFVHRNVANVVLHTDLNCLSVIQYAVDVLKVKHILVTGHYGCGGVRASMQDRQFGLIDGWLRTIRDLYYENRELLAQLPTEEEQVDRLCELNVIQQVANVGHTSIVQNAWHRGQKLSVHGCIYGIKDGRWKSLNATISGPEQLPPQYRLRPQGE; this comes from the coding sequence ATGAACGAACTACAAGACTTGATCGACAACAACGAACGTTGGGCTGCCGCTATCAAGGAAGAAGACCCCGAGTTCTTTGCCAAGCTGGCGCGCCAGCAGACGCCGGAATTCCTATGGATCGGTTGTTCGGACGCCCGTGTCCCCGCCAATGAGATCGTCGGCATGCTGCCGGGGGATCTGTTCGTGCACCGCAACGTGGCCAACGTCGTGCTGCACACTGACCTTAATTGCCTGTCGGTGATTCAGTACGCCGTCGACGTGCTCAAGGTAAAACACATCCTCGTTACCGGCCACTATGGTTGCGGCGGCGTGCGCGCGTCGATGCAGGATCGCCAGTTTGGTTTGATCGATGGCTGGCTGCGCACCATTCGCGACCTGTACTACGAAAACCGTGAGCTGCTGGCCCAGCTGCCGACGGAAGAAGAACAAGTCGACAGGTTGTGCGAGCTGAACGTGATTCAGCAGGTCGCCAACGTCGGCCACACCAGCATCGTGCAGAACGCCTGGCACCGTGGGCAGAAGTTGTCTGTCCATGGTTGCATCTATGGCATCAAGGATGGGCGCTGGAAGAGTCTGAACGCGACCATCAGCGGCCCGGAGCAGTTGCCGCCGCAGTATCGGTTGCGTCCGCAGGGGGAGTGA
- a CDS encoding methyl-accepting chemotaxis protein, translating to MRANLHGTIDQIYAAAGQLSQSVQEMGAIAEASAKNLQLQNDEIEQAAVAVNQMSQAAVEVADNASSTSSESKASNEAAAEGRLRLTGTIDSIKELTDNVLDSSHQADGLAERTLSISKILEVIRAIANQTNLLALNAAIEAARAGEAGRGFAVVADEVRSLAQRTSASTTEIETLINDVQKSTQETAQTLRVTAAQANLTLEQAAATGHALTVIISATSTISDRNMLIASAAEQQAQVANEVDRNLSSIRDLSSQSASGAEQTTVASNALSMLATDLNTMVQRFVL from the coding sequence ATGCGCGCCAATCTGCACGGCACGATCGATCAGATCTACGCCGCCGCCGGCCAGTTGAGCCAGTCTGTCCAGGAAATGGGCGCGATTGCCGAAGCCAGCGCCAAGAACCTGCAACTGCAGAACGATGAGATCGAGCAGGCCGCGGTGGCGGTGAACCAGATGAGTCAGGCGGCCGTGGAAGTCGCCGATAACGCCAGCAGCACGTCGAGCGAATCGAAGGCGTCCAACGAAGCGGCCGCCGAGGGACGTCTGCGCCTGACCGGCACCATTGACTCGATCAAGGAGTTGACCGACAACGTTCTTGATTCCTCTCACCAGGCCGACGGTCTCGCCGAGCGCACGCTGAGCATCAGCAAGATTCTCGAAGTCATTCGCGCGATTGCCAACCAGACCAACCTGCTTGCACTGAATGCCGCCATCGAAGCCGCACGGGCGGGCGAAGCGGGCCGCGGATTCGCCGTGGTCGCCGATGAAGTACGCTCCCTCGCCCAACGCACCAGCGCGTCGACCACCGAGATCGAAACGCTGATTAACGATGTACAGAAAAGCACTCAGGAGACCGCGCAAACGCTACGCGTCACCGCTGCCCAGGCCAATCTGACCCTGGAGCAGGCCGCTGCCACCGGTCACGCACTGACCGTCATCATCAGCGCAACCTCGACCATCAGCGACCGGAACATGCTGATCGCCAGCGCCGCCGAACAACAGGCTCAAGTGGCTAATGAAGTTGATCGTAACCTGAGCAGCATTCGCGATCTGTCGTCGCAATCGGCGTCCGGCGCTGAGCAAACCACAGTAGCGAGCAACGCGCTGTCGATGCTGGCAACTGACCTGAACACGATGGTTCAGCGATTCGTGTTGTAA
- a CDS encoding HD domain-containing protein, whose translation MTTLSFAPFQSLADLLIPHTVAERLDGSHDVSHLHRVWSNVCAIRDTEGGDHQILLAATLLHDCVSVEKNSPFRSSASRLAAAKATELLAEMGWDEERTQAVAHAIESHSYSANIATTTLEAKILQDADRLDALGMVGVARLFYVSGRMGSQLYDPADPQAQQRDLDDKRFAVDHFKTKIFTLAQGFQTAKGQHMAQVRHARAERFLREFMEEIGA comes from the coding sequence ATGACCACCCTCTCCTTCGCGCCATTTCAGTCCCTCGCCGACCTGCTGATTCCCCACACCGTGGCGGAGAGGCTCGACGGCTCCCATGACGTTTCGCACCTGCACCGGGTCTGGAGCAACGTCTGCGCCATTCGTGACACGGAGGGCGGTGATCATCAAATCCTGCTCGCCGCCACCCTGCTCCACGACTGCGTTTCAGTGGAAAAGAACTCGCCCTTTCGCTCAAGCGCCTCGCGTCTGGCCGCGGCAAAAGCGACCGAGCTGCTCGCAGAAATGGGCTGGGACGAAGAGCGCACCCAGGCCGTCGCCCATGCCATCGAATCCCACAGCTACTCGGCCAACATCGCAACCACCACGCTGGAAGCAAAAATCCTGCAGGACGCCGACCGTCTCGACGCCCTCGGCATGGTCGGCGTGGCGCGGCTGTTCTACGTGTCCGGGCGCATGGGCAGCCAACTCTACGACCCCGCCGACCCGCAGGCGCAACAGCGTGATCTGGACGACAAACGCTTCGCCGTCGATCACTTCAAAACCAAGATCTTCACCCTGGCGCAGGGATTTCAAACGGCCAAGGGGCAGCATATGGCGCAGGTCAGGCATGCACGGGCGGAGCGGTTTCTGCGGGAGTTTATGGAGGAGATTGGTGCGTAA